GCCCCCGTGCGACGCTCGCCCTCGCGCGCGGAGTCCCCGCCGGCGGCGGGCGCCGCGCTCCCACCCCCCACCTCCGACCTCCCACCGCGCGCCATGGCGCGCTCCGCCCGCAGCGCCGCGGCCATCCTCCGGATGTGCTCCGGCGTCGTCCCGCAGCAGCCGCCCACCAGCCGCACGCCGTCCTGCTCGATGAACCGCTGCATCGCCTCGACAAACGGCCCCGGCTGCAATGGGTACTCGGTGCGGCCTTCGTGCAGGATGGGCAGCCCGGCGTTGGGCAGGCACGAGACGTATCTCGGGAGCGAAGCGCCGCCGCGGAGCGGCTGGCCACCCTGGCCCCAGTTCTTGCCCAGCCACCCCACGTGCTCGCTCATCTCCACCGGCCCCGTCGCGCAGTTCAGGCCCAGCGACAGGATCGGGTACCCCGCCAGCGCGGTCGCCGCCGCGGCGATCTCCGTGCCCAGCAGCATCGTCCCCGTCGTCTCGATCGTGACGCTCACCATGACGGGAACATCGAGCGGCGTCTTCCCGCGCTCCTCGATGGCCGCGAGGGCGCCGTTGATCGCGCACTTGGTCTGGAGCAGGTCCTGGCACGTCTCGATGATGAGCGCGTCGACGCCGCCCGCGAGAAGCCCGCGGGCCTGCTCGCGGTAGCTCTCGAACATCTTGTCCCAGTCGATCTGGTTGAGCGTGATGAGCTTGGTGCCCGGTCCCATCGAGCCCACCGCAAACCGCGGCTTGTCCTTCGTCGAGTGCTTGTCGCACGCCGCCCGCGCCACCTCCGCCGCGGCCTGGTTCAGCTCGAAGCAGCGGTCCTGCAAGTCAAACTCCGCGAGCACATGTCGCGCCCCGCCGAAACTGTCGGTCTCAACCGCGTCCGCC
The sequence above is drawn from the Phycisphaerales bacterium genome and encodes:
- a CDS encoding homocysteine S-methyltransferase family protein, which translates into the protein MPSPFIDALSRRVLVFDGAMGTSLHKVELDLQRDYCGCENCVDLLAKTRPDVVGAIHESFLAVGADAVETDSFGGARHVLAEFDLQDRCFELNQAAAEVARAACDKHSTKDKPRFAVGSMGPGTKLITLNQIDWDKMFESYREQARGLLAGGVDALIIETCQDLLQTKCAINGALAAIEERGKTPLDVPVMVSVTIETTGTMLLGTEIAAAATALAGYPILSLGLNCATGPVEMSEHVGWLGKNWGQGGQPLRGGASLPRYVSCLPNAGLPILHEGRTEYPLQPGPFVEAMQRFIEQDGVRLVGGCCGTTPEHIRRMAAALRAERAMARGGRSEVGGGSAAPAAGGDSAREGERRTGA